A window of the Trichoplusia ni isolate ovarian cell line Hi5 chromosome 4, tn1, whole genome shotgun sequence genome harbors these coding sequences:
- the LOC113492914 gene encoding protein hunchback-like, translated as MISCASPAGMPPAHHSTHPQAWGSLLQPPTVKSEPMEDGSFLKDHTSGFYSEGFHSASPSSSSKDSNGHSPRSVGSSGEPSPFYDNMSLKAKANLGMHLDSFRNGLPYSLLTPPGFEPRNNDGREPSPGYETSYSPRNLAPPAHVSTPLARADATPPKSPPRTPSSPDRDHDRRSFDRYHDSGFDGQKMDGDNGPDVSGDEDFDDEPGLRVPAVNSHGKVKTFKCKQCEFVAVTKLSFWEHSKEHIKPEKMLCCRKCPFVTEYKHHLEYHMRNHLGSKPFQCTQCSYSCVNKSMLNSHLKSHSNVYQYRCADCNYATKYCHSLKLHLRKYQHNPAMVLNPDGTPNPLPIIDVYGTRRGPKQKPLSKMFDHPPQMNNNHQPQAPPPHPLFGNHFPVNLPYLPPLLPHSFLFPPNNNYEQRISPKLPEVPSEKTEAVSPPPSLLHQRLAYGEKNDASGTTSPPAPSPASLPQTPSTPREVPAAPATDALDLTNTKTSEAGSPPPPPSAERTTPVTPTTALKNRRKGRAFKLQPAALRLQHEDEKTRDMEISDSESEGSVEAPAATQSYSCQYCDITFGDLTMHTIHMGFHGYNDPFMCNKCGERSPDRVAFFIHLGRAQHA; from the exons ATGATCAGCTGCGCGTCCCCCGCCGGCATGCCGCCTGCGCACCACTCTACACACCCCCAAGCCTGGGGCTCGCTACTACAGCCGCCGACTGTG AAATCGGAACCAATGGAAGACGGAAGCTTTCTGAAAGACCACACCAGCGGCTTCTACTCGGAGGGCTTCCACAGCGCCTCGCCCTCCTCCTCCAGTAAGGACTCGAACGGACACTCCCCGCGCAGCGTCGGCAGCTCCGGCGAGCCCTCGCCCTTCTACGACAACATGTCGCTCAAAGCCAAAGCCAACCTTGGAATGCACCTCGACTCGTTCCGCAACGGGTTGCCGTACAGTCTGCTTACTCCACCAGGCTTCGAACCCAGGAACAACGATGGTCGCGAACCATCACCCGGCTATGAAACATCTTACTCGCCGAGGAATCTCGCCCCGCCCGCACATGTATCCACACCTTTAGCGCGGGCCGACGCTACTCCACCAAAGTCGCCCCCGAGAACACCATCCTCTCCGGACAGAGACCATGACCGACGCTCCTTCGACCGCTATCATGACTCTGGCTTTGATGGACAGAAGATGGACGGAGACAACGGCCCTGATGTTTCCGGTGATGAGGATTTTGATGATGAACCCGGGCTAAGGGTCCCCGCGGTCAACTCTCACGGCAAAGTGAAAACATTCAAATGCAAACAGTGTGAATTCGTTGCTGTAACCAAGCTTAGCTTCTGGGAGCACAGCAAGGAGCACATCAAGCCCGAGAAGATGTTGTGCTGTAGGAAGTGTCCGTTCGTCACAGAGTACAAGCACCACCTGGAATACCACATGAGAAACCACTTGGGCTCCAAACCATTCCAATGTACTCAGTGCTCATACTCATGCGTCAACAAATCAATGCTCAACTCCCACTTGAAGTCGCACTCCAACGTGTACCAATACCGCTGCGCCGACTGCAACTATGCGACTAAGTACTGCCACTCACTGAAGCTTCACCTGCGCAAGTATCAGCACAACCCCGCCATGGTACTGAACCCCGACGGCACGCCAAACCCGCTGCCAATCATCGACGTGTATGGCACTCGCCGCGGGCCCAAGCAGAAGCCTTTGTCAAAGATGTTCGACCACCCGCCGCAGATGAATAACAACCACCAGCCGCAGGCGCCACCTCCTCACCCGCTCTTCGGAAACCACTTTCCTGTCAACCTACCTTACCTCCCGCCACTCCTACCGCATTCGTTCCTGTTCCCACCGAACAACAACTATGAACAGCGCATATCTCCCAAGCTACCCGAAGTGCCGTCTGAGAAAACTGAAGCGGTGTCACCTCCTCCGTCTCTACTACACCAGCGTCTTGCGTATGGTGAAAAGAATGATGCGAGTGGGACAACCTCGCCGCCTGCTCCCTCTCCCGCGAGCCTGCCGCAGACGCCGAGCACTCCTCGTGAGGTGCCTGCGGCGCCCGCCACCGACGCGCTCGACCTCACTAACACGAAGACGAGTGAAGCCGGCTCGCCCCCGCCTCCGCCCAGCGCCGAGCGCACCACACCTGTCACACCCACTACGGCCCTCAAGAACAGGAGAAAAGGACGCGCCTTCAAACTGCAGCCAGCAGCGCTACGACTCCAACATGAAGATGAAAAAACCAGAGATATGGAAATCTCTGACTCCGAATCAGAGGGCTCAGTGGAAGCGCCCGCCGCTACGCAGTCGTACTCGTGTCAGTACTGTGACATCACGTTCGGAGACCTGACCATGCACACCATCCATATGGGTTTCCATGGCTACAATGATCCCTTCATGTGTAATAAGTGTGGGGAGCGCAGTCCGGACCGCGTGGCCTTCTTCATCCACCTCGGGCGCGCGCAGCACGCCTAG
- the LOC113492907 gene encoding proteasome subunit beta type-6 has protein sequence MAASVVNAYSDPCIPEWMNAPHSTGTSIMACEFNGGVVIGADSRTTTGAYIANRVTDKLTRITDHIYCCRSGSAADTQAIADIVTYHLNFHKMELGEQPLVQTASAIFRELCYNYRDSLVAGILVAGWDKKSGGQIYSVPIGGMVQRQAVSIGGSGSTYVYGYVDANFKPNMSKEEAVKFVTNTLTLAMLRDGSSGGVVRLGVITEAGVERSVILGDQLPKFYEG, from the exons ATGGCGGCATCAGTAGTAAACGCTTACAGTGACCCCTGTATCCCGGAGTGGATGAATGCGCCGCACAGCACTGGTACTTCTATCATGGCTTGCGAGTTCAACGGTGGCGTGGTGATCGGTGCCGACTCCCGCACCACCACCGGCGCGTACATCGCCAACAGAGTGACGGACAAGCTGACCAGGATCACTGACCACATTTACTGCTGCAGATCTGGCTCGGCCGCCGATACTCAAGCTATCGCTGATATTGTTACTTACCATCTGA ACTTCCACAAGATGGAGCTTGGTGAACAACCCCTTGTTCAGACAGCATCAGCCATTTTCCGTGAACTCTGCTACAACTACCGTGACTCTTTAGTTGCTGGTATTCTGGTTGCTGGCTGGGATAAGAAGAGTGGAG gTCAAATCTACTCAGTTCCAATTGGAGGTATGGTCCAGCGTCAAGCTGTATCTATTGGTGGATCTGGTTCAACTTATGTATATGGTTATGTAGATGCTAACTTCAAGCCCAACATGAGCAAGGAGGAGGCCGTCAAGTTTGTAACCAACACCCTCACGCTAGCTATGCTTCGTGATGGATCATCTGGTGGAGTTGTCAGGCTCGGTGTGATTACAGAGGCGGGAGTAGAACGCTCTGTGATCCTCGGAGACCAGTTGCCTAAATTCTATGAAGGTTAA